The Infirmifilum lucidum DNA segment AAATTTATTGTCTTGTTTACGTCGTCCAGAGCGTTTATAGCCTGTGCAACGAATAGATCCCTCTTCTCGGCCACTTCTTTGACCTTCAGTCGAGTTAGCTGGAGCATTAGTTCATGTACCAGGCTATAATATTCCTGGGGTTTTACCCCAACTGTCTTTTCAATAATAGAGGTTAAGTTCTCTCTAGCCTTTAATATTGCGTCGCCCCTGGTAGCTGACTCAACGCGGGCATCCTTAAGATTATTTGAAATAAACCTACCCAGGTCATTATCCTCCACGACGAGCTCGTCTTCTTTCTTGATGTTGCTGGCTATGAATTCTAGGATTTTCTCGGAGAGTCTCCCTTGCTCCATGTCGTAGAGAAGCCTAACGTGTTCTTCCCGCGACATGCTGTCTCTATATAACTTGTAGAAAGCTATCGGCTCTCCGTGCTCGTCGAGAATGTACACAGCTAGGGGAGTTATGAATAAGTATTTCTTGGCCATACCTAACCAAGGAGATAGTGCTCAGCTCAACTTTATATTCTTAGTTATGTGGTTGATTAGGCTGTTAACTACTATGTATGGGCGTAGGACTCCCCCATCCTGCTTTCCAGGTTCTTTCCCTGTCGGCTGACCCTTCGGCGAAATTGATTTATGTCTGAACAGCATGTCATAGAGAAGACATTCTTATGCGACCAATCGGTAAGGTAAGGCTCTTCACGCGAAACAAGAATCTCTTGGTTGAAGCCGGAGAAGTTCCCGAAATTGGTGAAAAAGTATACGACGAGAAAATGGCCGTGGTAGGCTATGTCTACGACGTTATAGGACCAGTTAGCGCTCCATTTGTTCTCGTCAAGGTCGACGAGAGCCGCTGGAAGCCTGAGGCCTTTATAGGCAAAATCCTCTACTGGAAGGGGAGCCCCCGACGCAATGGTAAGAAGAAGAGAGGCGTAAAAACACATGTCGGAAGGTAAGTGCCCGAACTGTGGGTCAACAGTCCCTCCCATGCTTAACATAGAGACAGGCGAGTACTTCTGCCCTGTTTGCGGCTATGTGTATGGGCCAATAGCTGAGCCTCTAAAGCCGAGGTCTCAGGAAGAGTACCGCAAGAAGATACACAGCGAGAGAATGCCCAAGAACCCTGATACGACACCAAAGTTGGTTATTCGCAAACACCTCGCTGGGAGCAGGAAGCTGTTGCAAGAGTCCAGCAAAACTGGGAAGTATGAGACCTACCTGTTGCAGGTTCAAAGAGAGTTCAACATACCAGGCTATGTTATAGCAGAAGTGAAGAGTGAGTTTGAAAAAATTAGGAAAGCCGGGGGGTTGAAGGGTAGGAGCCATAGGCTAGTAATTGCAACGCTTCTCTTCCACGTATCGAAGAGATACCCTAATGTTAACTTTACTAGGGAGCAGCTGGAAAAAATAGCTGGCGTAGGCATCAGGCAGGTTTACCGCACATACCGTGTGCTTGTTAAGGAAGGCTATATTGAGGCTACTAACACAGGTGTTGTGCGGAAACCAAGCCAGTACTTACCGTCTATTCTCAGCCGCTTGAAGTTGGAGATCCAAGGTAGGATCGGAGAAAGGGATCATCTGTTCAGTAGCATGCCAGAACACTTACTAGTCAAGTCCGCTGATGCTTTTGCGTCATTGCTTCAGGGGACTAGACCCATAGGAGTTGCCGGTGCTACAGTATATCTCTTTACTAAACTGCTAGGCTATAGACTTAATCAAGATTTTGTTGCAAAAGTAGCCGGTGTATCTCCATTAACCATACGGAGGATTCTGAAGCAAATTACAAGAGAGACTGACTTGACTATCGAAATATAGCGTACCCATATTGTAAAATAATCATTTTTAAGACTATAGCTTTAAATAATGACTAGCATAAGGCTACATGCACGTCTAGTCTACCCTTGATGCACGGTGACCCTATGGCAGTAATTAACGAGGATGTACAAACACTAAGGCAACAGTTTCATGACCTCAGGAATAGGCTTCGAGAGCTCACTGAAAAGATCTCTGAAGTGCGCTCCAATAGGGACGTAGCAAACAGCGAAGTGAAGAAGCTCTCTGCGGAGATAAGAGCGCTCAGAGAGCAACTCCTGCAGATTAGACAGCAAATCTCTCAGCTCGCAGAGAAGAAGAAGGAACTATACGATAAACTCGTCGCAAAACGCGAGGAGCGTAGGAAGCTCATCGACGAGTTAAACAAAACTCGAGAGGAGTTGAGGAAGTTCAACAACGAGTACAAGTCGCTCAGAAGCTTTCTAGGCACTAAGAACTACGATGAAAACGAGCTCAGGAACAAAATTGAACAACTCGAGTGGCAGTACCAGACAATGACCCTGCCCCCTGAGGTTGAAAAAATCCTAATAAACAAGATCCGCAGTCTAGAGTCGATCTACCTCAACGTAAAACACTTAAATGAACTTAGAGCGCGACTTGAAGAGACGAGGCAACGCGTACCTCAGTTGAAGGAGCGGATATCGCGGCTCAGCGAGGAACTCAAACAGATAATAGCCGACTACCTCAGAGTAAAAGAAGAAATGCAAAACTTGAAGGCTCAGCGCGACGAGCTATTCCAGAGGATCCAAAGCCTGAGACAAGAAAGGGATAGCATTAGGGAGAGAGCTAACGCGTACCACCAGGAGCTCCTCTCGCTTCTTCAGGAGGAAAAGTCTCTCAGGGAAGAGTTGGAGAGGGTTTCAGTACTCCTGAAGGCGAAGGAGCTATCACAGCACCTGGAGGAGCGCAAGAAACTGCTCTACGGTAAAGCCTTAGAGGCCTACGAAAAGTACAAGAGGGGAGAGGCGCTATCCCTCGACGAATTTAAGCTACTCTACGAGTTTAACATGCTCGGCAGTGATCTCCAGAAGAGCTCCTAGACACCGTCCCACAATAACAAGTAATAACCTTGATTTCCTAGAGTTTTAAGTTGCATGGGGTGGAATAGAATGCCACGTAGGTATAGTTTACAGATAGCAATCGATGTTGTAGACGAGTCTCAAGCATTGAGAATTGCAGGCATTGTCGGGGATATCTGTCGTAATAGGTTGGTTGAATGTGACAGGCTAATAGTAGAGGCTGGAACCCCCCTAATTAAACTACTTGGCCTGACGATATTGCCGAAGCTCAAATTAGCATCTCCGGGTATACCGCTAGTAGCTGACTTGAAAATAGCGGACGTCGGAAAACTCGAGGCGGGTCTGGCCTACGGTCTCCAGGCGGACAGCGTATCCGTCCTGGCTTTAGCTCCTAGGTCCACTTTGAAATCTGTCCTCGAGACAGGAATCGAGTACGGTAAAGGCGTTGTCGTGGACTTTATAGGCGTCTCAGATCTGAGGACGCGTGCAGAAGTCGTAGTGGGGCTCGTAAGAGAGGTGTCATTCCCAGAGGAAGACCTTGTATTCGAATTTCACCGCGGTATTGACGAGGAAAAAGGGAGGCCAGCAGAAGAGTTCTTCAGGGAGGTCGTGCACGTAGCAGAGTATGTCAGGAAAACTTTACCCAGATCTAAGATAGCCGTCGCGGGTGGGTTAACGCCGCAGTTAAAACAGGAAATTAGAGCACTGCTGGAGGCCGATATATATGTCGTGGGGAGGTACATTACTTCGAGCCCTACAGTTGAACGTATACTAGAGTTCTTTAATGATCGGAATGACTAGCTAGTCTTTGGTCGTATACTCGAAGTCTTCTCCGCCCCTATATATTTGCTGGAGATAGAAGTAAACTGCGTCTAAATTCTGGCTTCTCTTCGCGGAAACCATCACTATTGGTACTAGGTCTAGGAAGTCTAGTACTAACCGCACGACACTCCTCGAGAATTGTACATCGTAGTCCCGCGGGAACCTTGCTATCTCGTTTTCAAGTATCTCTGGGCTTGAAATCCACGCTGATATTCTTTCTCTCTCGGCCTCAGAAAGCACGTCTATTTTATTCAGGAGAATAGTGAGCGGCAGTTTCAGACGGTAAAATACAGAGGCTGCGAGGAAGATCTGCGATACAAAGCTATATGGGTCTGTTGAAAGCGTGGCGTCTAGCAGGAATGCTGTAGCACACTTCCTATCACTTTTACACAACGAACTAACAATGATGCCTCCACTTTGCCTAAACATGAAAAGCTCCATTTGGCCTGGCGTATCTAGCAGAACATACCCCTCCGGTGTACTGTCTATTCCCTTATCTATCGATGGTAGGTGCTCTATCGACATGTCAACCGCAGCAATGATAGCCCCATTAGGGCCAAGTCCGTATTCCTCTAGGACGTCTCTGATGAAAACGTGTTCTCTAATATCTACATCTGGAACGTACTCGAGATTCTCTACTGCAGGATCCAGGTTTACAGTGGAGACTGGCGCCTCTTGGCTCTGGAGCCAGTCGCGGAAGCTAGCTGTAAATGTTGATTTGCCCGACCCAGCGGGCCCGATTATGAAGACTAGCATGCGCATTCTCTCTCCATCTCTTTAGACAGGCAAGTAATAAATTCAGGTTTTTCGTAATGAAGTGATAGGCGGAACGAGAAATGGCGTCGAGGTCCAAGGCCTCACTAAGCGAGGAGAGCATCGAGAAACTGGAGGAAACATCAGTGCAATTTGAACTGCTAGAGAGAAAAGTACTGGAGGCAGTGAAGGAATCCGGAGAGGCAGGAATACTACAGAAGGAGCTATGGAAGAGACTCAGCCTAGATAGTAGGAGGGGGCTTAGAATAATTCGTAAACTAGAAGAACAAGGGTTGATCCTGCGAGAGCAGGTCATCTTACATGGACGTAAAACATACATTGTTAGACCTGCCCTCAAGCTTAAAAAAGAAGTCATAATCCCAGACTTCCTCGACGAGGTTCCGTGCTTCTACTGCCCAAGTCTCGCGAAATGTGCGAGCGGTGAAGTCGACTTCCATAACTGTCCGACCCTGAAGAGGTGGCTCGCTAATGAGTGAGCGCATACTGAGGGTCTTTGTAGCCGTAAAGGTAGACAGGCCTGAAGTAGTAGCGAAGATTAAGGTTTTCCAGGAGGAACTAGAAAGGGCTGGATTAAAGGCTAAGTTCGTAGAGGCCGAAAACCTGCACATAACCTTACAATTCATAGGAGAAATACCACAGGAGAAGGTTCAAAGCATTAAGGTTAAACTGCGTGAAGTGAGGGCTAGCCCATTCGTGATGGAGCTAGAGGGTGTTGGGGCTTTTCCAAGCCTCAAGAATCCTAGGGTTGTCTGGATCGGCGTGAAGAGGGGTGCAGAGGAGCTGTCTCAGCTCGCCCACAAAGTCTCCCAGGCTATACTCGCGACAGGAGTTAGAGTTGAGCGAGAAGAGTTTATACCGCATCTAACAATTGCGCGGGTAAAAGCCCCGCTTAACGGCGAAGCCAGGAGAATAATTGAAGGGAATTCCGCGACACTGTTCGGCGAGCAGGATGTGACGAGATTCTACCTAGTAAAGAGCACTCTCACGCCCCGAGGATCTATATACACAGATCTTGCCGTGTACCAGTTAACATAGGTGTGCTACCTCTAATGACTAGCGCAGGGTGCGTAGAGGGCAACTATCCTGAATGCCTTTTAAAGTACTTCTCAAGACTCGAACCCTCTGAGGAGCAGAGAGAAAAAATCTCAAAAGTTGCAGACCAGGCTATTGGGACTCTACATAAGATAATCGAGTCAAGGGAGCTTCAAAATATAATTCATGAGGTTTCGATACATGGATCCTTTGCCAGGGACACGTGGTTACCCGAGGACGTAGATATCGACATATTTATCTTGTTCGACGAGAGAGTAGGCGTTGAAGATCTACGCAAAATCACCGAGGCTCTAAGCGCCCAGCTCGCGGATAGGCTCGGAGCAGAGCTCGAGACACGCTTTGCCGCTCATCCCTATTTCGTAGTTAAATACCGGGGAGTAGAACTCGAGTTAGTACCAGCTTACAAGGTAGAAAAGCCGGAAGAGATGAAGTCTGCAGTGGATAGAACACCCTTCCACACGGACTATGTTGTCTCCCAACTGCGGAAGAATCCAGGCCTCAAGAGGGATATCCGCATATTTAAGGCCCTACTCCGCCGCCTCAATATCTACGGCGCTGAGGCAGAGGTTAAGGGATTCTCCGGCTACCTCTCAGAAGTCCTTATCATACACTTTGGAGGCCTCACCCCCCTCTTACGGGCTGTTGCTAAGTGGGTTCCGTGGAGAGTCGTTATCCCGGAAAGCGCGCAGAAGCTACGAGGCTCTGCGCCCCTAGTTGTACTCGACCCCGTTGATCCACGCCGTAATGCCGCGGCGGCAGTAGGAGTAGAGCAACTCTCGAAGCTTATAGCATTCGCAAACACATTCACATATAAGCCGGAAATTCTCTGCTGTATTTTAGAAGACTTGGAAGAAGAAGTAGAATATACTCCAGACGGAGATACCCTTATCTTACGATTAAGGGATCACCCTCCTCTCGTCCAGGATGCGCTAGCTGGGAAGATTAGCAGGGTACTTGACTCCGTTACGAATACGTTACAAAGGTACAATTTTAAAGTGTTGAGGAAACTCTACCTCAAATTGGAAGATGAACATCTATTAGTTTTCCAGCTCGAGGCACTCGAGCTCCCAATTTACGAGAAGAAAATAGGCCCACCCGTCTGGCATAAGAACATTATAAATTTCCTCAGTAAGTGGGCATCGAATCTGCCAGCCCCTTTCGTTGAGGGCGACAGAGCAGTAGTTGTGGCGCCTAGAAAAATTCGCAGGGCAATTGACACAGTAAAAGAGGTGTTGAGGGTCTATAGGGGGTTTGAGTGGGAAATACATGACGCCCCCTCCTTCCTAGAGGGGCTTGCACAGGATAAGAAGTACATGCTACTCAAGGCATTAGCGGGGTACGAGCCTTGGATTATATGTTTGAGGAGATGTTTAGGTGGCTCCCCGTCATAGCATATCCTTCCTTTGACAGGAACGCCTTCGCTAGGAGGGTCACGGAGGCGCTATTACTGGGCATTAGACGCTTTCTAGAGGAGGGCCGTGTAGACATACATGGCAGGAGAGTGTTAGGCAAGGGCACAGTGGGTATTGTCGCGAAAGCGGTCTTTGCAGGAGGCCTTCAAGTCGCTGTGAAAATACGGAGAGTAGATGCCTCACGTGAAACTCTGTTGAACGAGGCACGCGTACTGAGCCTCGTTAACAGCCACAATATTGGCCCCCGTCTGAGGGCTTATTCTAGGAACTTCCTCGTGTGGGATTATGTAGATGGAATGTCCCTAGAAGAATGGGCAAGGCTTTCCTCTCGAGAGGAGTTAGAGAAAACACTCCGGCTCGTTCTAGAGCAGCTATGGATACTTGATATACTTGGTGTGGCCCACAACGAGCTCTCGAGATTTAAAGACCACGTGCTTGTTAGGAAGGACGGGGTTCCAGTCATACTTGACTTCGAGTCTGCGTCGAGGGGGAGGTCTCGCTCTAATATTCCGCAATTCCTTAGCTTTCTCCTTAACGAGATGTCTGCGACGTCGAGGCTTATTATCGATAAACTATCCCTCAACCCAGAGCGCGAGAGAATAATATCAACTCTAAGGATGTACAAGAGAGGAGAGGCAGGGATTGATGAAGTGCTGGGCATTCTTGGTCTCTGATCTTTAGCCCCTGGCTACTTTACTGTCTCTATCACAACGTAGGTTCTGGTCTCACGTACGCCATCAAGCGTATTAATCTTGTTTAGAATATCGTCCAGTATTGACTGCGAGACGTGGACGATGACATCAATTTCTCCCGTAACCCTATAGACCTTCTCAACGGGTAGGTCACGAAGAGCAGAGTAAATTTGTAACCTTTTTGTAGGCTCTATCTTTAAGGTGATTATAGCCTCCCCGCTCTGCTTTCCGAGTACTTGCAGTGATTTATCCGTTAAGTCTAGGAACCCTCTTCCCGTTCGCAGGAATCCGAGTTCCCGCAATTTCTTTAGATGTGCGTTTAAAGCCTGCCTAGATATGCCAAGGTCTTTTGCAATCCTGTTCTGCGTCTCCGTTACTGTGAATACCCTCAGAGGCTTGCTCTTTTTGAACAGATACTTCAACAACTCAATCTGTTTCTCGGTTAGTATTTTTGAACTCACACTGAATAAAAGACAAATGTAAAATATATCCTTTTCATCGCTTTTACAAACATACTCTGGCTTAAAAGGCCTGTCTTTACACAGGCATTTCCTTGGCTATGCTTTGCATTTAATGGGGCAGACGAGGGATGAGCCCGATCCGGCTTAGCCTCCTTGCAAATAGTTTTTTATCTGTGAATCTCTTTCCTTAATGCTGTGAGTATAACTGTACCGTTTGTCCCAAGTCCGGTAGAAGTCATAAAGAGAGCTTTCCAAATCGCCGAGCTTAAGCCCGGCGAACTTGTCTTGGATCCCGGCTGTGGAGATGGGCGCTCGTTGGTTATAGCCACAAAGGAATTTGGTGCAAGAGGAGTAGGCATAGAGATAAGGAAAGATCTCCTAGAGACTGCCATGAGGAACATCGTGGCTGCCGGAGTGCAGGACAAGGTGCTACTAATACACGGTAGCTTCTATGATGTGAGTTTTCCTCCGGCGGATGTAGTTTTCCTGTACTTGTTGACTTCTGTCAACGAGCGTCTTAGACCAAAACTTGAGCGGGAGCTCAAGCCGACAACGCGCGTTGTTTCCCATGATTTCGAGGTGACCGGGTGGAAGCCTGTCAAGAGTGTCACGGTAGAGGAGGGCGGGAGGACGCATAAAATCTATTATTATATTGTCGGAGAAAGTAAGAGGGGGGTGTAGTATGCCAGAAGAAGTCACGGTCGTCGTCGAGAGCTTGTCTAAGGATCTACTCGAGGTCAAAATCTCGGGCGAGGGGCACACGCTTCTCAACATGCTCGTAGATGAGTTAAACAAGAACCCTCACGTTATGGCGAGTTACAGGGTAGACCATCCCCTGCTTGGAGTAGCACACCTACTAATCAGTACTGACGGTACGGTTACACCCCTAGAAGCGCTTCGTGCCGCTACAGACTCCCTTAGGAACAAACTCGCGGCTCTACGTGAACAGCTACGAGCCCAAGTGAGCTAACAAAGGTACTGGCTAGCAAGGAGCTCGCCCGTCTCGGCGACGCCTTAGTGAACTTTGTAGTCTCTGCTGCTTTATCTCTGGCGTCGGGGAGAGCCCAGGGAGAAAAAGTTCCGCGCCAGACTCTTAGGGAGGCCTATAGGCTTTCAAAACTGTCTACGACTGCCTTGCCATACCATTGTGATCCGGCAGAGAGCGTAGAAGCGCTTTTAGGCTACGCTTGGATTAGAAAGTGCCTCTCTAGCGAGTTTGCAGTGGAACTCATTTATAACCGGCTGTCCAAGGGAGATGCTTTGGAAAAAGCTTTGGCATTTCTCGTAGACTACGTCCTAAACAGCTGTTTGAGAGGCTGAGGCATACAAGACCCTACGTTTGTAGTTCCTAAAGTTCCGCCTCCGTGGGGTGAGGTTTTTCTTAGGCTTTGGAGGGATTTTCGGGGTAGCATTTCTAACTTTCCCAGCCTTTGTAAGGCTACCGTGGGACGGCATACGTCAAACCCTAGGTGATATCCCGCACCACAAGGTATATAAATGTTTTTCTCAACCCTAAGCCTTTTTATTCTTGCGTCTCCATTAGAAGCGGGTAGCCATGGAGAGTGGGTACAGCCAGAAGTTGAGAGACCTGCTCGCTAGCTCCGGCGTGGGCATTTTTGATATGGTGCTAGTACGATTGAGAGACGGAGTGATGCTGAGAGGTATAATCCTGCCACGCCCACAGGTGGGGGATCAAGGCTCTCTTGTTCTTAAGCTTGACAACGGATATAATGTCGGCATAGCGGCTGAGCGTATACTCGAGATAAAATTACTTGAGAAGGGCGCCAGGGCACAACCCCTAACAGAGAAAACCCACAGCTTAAGGGCTTCTGGGGAGAGCGTGTACTTTATAGGAACTGGTGGTACTATAGCTTCAAGGGTCGATTACGTTACAGGTGCTGTCTACCCCTATTTCTCCGCAGAGGAGCTATACTCGATGATCCCGGAACTGGAGGATATTGCCGTCGTAACGAGCGAAACTCTCTTCAACATCTTCAGCGAAGATATGACCCCGCAGCACTGGTCCACGATAGCCAGGAAAATAGGAGAAGTGTACAAGCTGAAAGCCCCGTCTGGGATAGTTGTCGCGCACGGGACTGACACAATGCACTACTCGGCGTCTGCTATAGCATTCGCTGTGCACCAGGCACCAGGTTCAATCGTCTTCACGGGCGCTCAGAGGTCGTCAGATAGGCCCTCGAGCGACTCTGCCCTTAACGTCGTCGGGGCAGCTCTTACAGCGGTTAAGGCTCCTTTCGCGGAGTCGGTCATAGCAATGCACGGGTCTGTGAACGACGACATACTTCTTGTTCACCGCGGCGTCAGGGCGAGAAAAATGCATACAAGTAGGAGGGACGCTTTTATGAGCATAAATAGCTTGCCTCTAGCCAGGGTAGATCCTTTTACTAGAGAGGTGAAGATGCTACAAAGCGAGTACAAGACTCGTTCTGACTCGGTAGAAATTTACCCCGACTTCAGTCCTAAAGTAGCGTTGGTGAAATTTTATCCCGGAATGGATCCCTCACTTCTCGAATTTTATCGAGAGAAAGGCTACACTGGATTAGTAATCGAGGGGACGGGGCTCGGGCATATAAACAGTAATCTTGTACCTACAATAGGTTCCTTGGTTAGAGACGGGATAATAGTCGTAATTTCGTCCCAATGCCTCTGGGGCTCGGTGAATTTAAATGTCTATAGGACAGGAGTCGAGCTCCTAAAGGCCGGCGCAATCCCTGCTGGGAACATGTTGCCCGAAGTTGCGTACGTCAAGCTGAGCTGGGTTCTCGGACAAACAAGTGACATTGAGGAAGCTCAGAAACTTTTCAAGACTAATATTGCCTATGAACTCTCTGAGAGAGATGAGTATAGACACTACCCGGGAGCTATGGGGTGGTGGTAGTGGACAGCTTGCCAAAGATCAAATGTGGATTGGAAATACACCAGATGCTCGACACTAAGGAAAAGCTTTTCTGCTCCTGTCCAACCGTAATAAGGAAGGATCAGGCTGATTACAGTTTCATGCGCAGGCTACGCCTCGCACGCAGCGAGATAGGCGAGCTAGACCCTGCGGCCCTCTTCGAGTTCGAGAAAGGTCTACACTTCATTTACGAGGGTTACAACGAAAACGTGTGCCTTGTTGAGATGGACGAGGAGCCCCCCCACCAGCCTAACAGAGAGGCCATAGAACTGGCTTTGAAATTCGCGTTGATAGTCAAAGCTCATGTCGTGGACGAGATACACGTTATGAGAAAGATAGTTATCGACGGCTCTAACACGACAGGGTTCCAGAGAACGATGCTCATCGCCATCGGGGGGCGCGTGAATGTGCGCGGGAAAGAGATTCCCATAGAGACAATATGCCTTGAGGAGGACGCGGCCAGGAAGGTTGATGAAGATCCTACGAGGAGGTCAGTAACCTACCGGTTAGATAGGCTCGGGATACCCCTAATCGAAGTAGCGACAGGGCCTGTGATAGAGTCCCCGGAGGAAGCGAGAGAGGTGGCACACTATATAGGACTACTGCTTAGGTCAATGGGACGTGTTAAGAGGGGGTTGGGAACCATAAGGCAGGATTTAAATATCTCAATAGAAGGTGGAGCTAAAGTTGAAATTAAAGGCGTGCAGTACCTTGACCTGATACCTCTTGTCGTTAAGAATGAGGCTAGGAGGCAACAGAGGCTCCTTGAGATAAGGGACGAGCTTAAGAGAAGGGGCTTAAAAGAAGAGGACATACTATTCTCTCCAGTAGACGTGACTGTCGTATTCAGGAATACAAAGTCAAGGGTTGCCAGGAGTGCAATTGAAAAGGGGGGCGTAGCCCTGGCATTAAAACTAAAGGGGTTTAAGGGAATACTAGGAGTAGAACTACAGCCTGGTAGACGCTTTGGCGCCGAACTTGCTGACCGTGCGCGTTACTGGGCTAGGGTCGGCGGAATATTCCATAGTGACGAGTTGCCAGCGTACGGTATATCAATGGAGGAGGTCGAAGAAGTGAAGAGACTTCTGGGGACTGAGGAGAATGATGCCTTCGTACTAGTTTTCGACGAAAAGGAGAAAGCGCTGAAAGCCCTGGAAGCTGTTCATTCCAGAATTATTGAAGCGTTCCACGGTGTCCCGGAAGAAACTCGAGCGGCTAATCCCGACGGTACTACGAGGTTTATGAGGCCTAGGCCCGGGAAGGCCAGAATGTATCCTGAGACAGATGTGAGACCCATTAAGGTCGACGGGAGCCTGTTAGCCAGGCTCGAGAGAGAACTGCCAGAACCCCCCGAGAAGACTCTTGAGAGGCTTAAGAACAAGTACAAACTCTCTGAAGATCTAGCGCAGCAGCTCTTCAACTCCGAGCACCTTTTTCTCTTCGAAGAACTCGTAACGAAAACTGGCGCTTCACCGGTGCTTGTTGCATCAGTCTTAACAAACACTCTGAGAAACCTCAGACGGGAGGGCGTGAATATTGAGAACATTGAAGAGGATCACCTATTCGGCGTGTTCAAAGCCGTTGCCAGCGGGAAAATAGCCAAAGAGGCTATTCCAGATGTTTTAAAGGCTATAGCGGAAAACCCCGAGCTCAGCGTAGAGAGCATACTTAGCAAGCTGTCTCTACAGAGCCTGACTATAAGCGAACTCGAGGAGCTCGTCAGCCAAATAATCTCAGAGCGGAAGCAGTTGGTAGAAGAAAAGGGCGAGAAGGCCTTCAGCCCGATAATGGGTTTAGTCATGGAGAGAGTTAGAGGAAGAATCGATGGGAAAACAGTCGCGGAGGTCGTCAGGAAAAAGCTCCTCGAAGCTATTTCTTCTTAGCACTCCTCCTCAGCTCCACAAGTTTTTCTGCAATCTTCCTAATCACTATGCTCTTCTTCTCAGTTGTTTTTACGAAGATTCTCCCCTCGCTATCGTACCAGTAAGCAGGGAATTTCGCGTTCCTGTCTATGGCGACGTCCTTATACCCCGCTTTTTCAGCGGCCAGCGCCAACTCTTCCACGCGGGGCTTTTCGACGGAGAGGCTCTTTGGAACACGTCTACCTTTATCCCGCGGCTTGGTCGAATCGAAGTAGACTGTCCAAATTATTTTACCGTTTCTACGCTTCATGAGCCTTCAACGAGAACGGCGTTAACTACTCCATCTTGACCAGGCCTTGAAGTAACTACGGCTTTACCTACCTCTGTTTGGATTATTGCCCCACGCGTTACTACCCCTCTCTTAGCAAGATCCCTGTTGGAGGGGTTATCTATGACTTTTAGCACTTTTGCTTTAACGGTTTTCTTTTGACTCGGAATATAAACATTGGCTTCGCTCGCAGTTTTAATCTTGACCTTTACATTCCCGCCTCTTACACGCACTATCTTCGCCTCTGTCTTTTCTCCGAGAGTGGGGTTTAAAGGATGGCGTCCAGTAAGGTACTTCCTCTTTACTTTCACGTGGCGGCCTTTCATACCTCCAGTTATTTTCCTGAGGTCGTTTCCGTGGTAAACACCCATGCCTATCTCCCCAGTCACATTACTCTGACCCCTTTTAAGCCTTTTCAGCCTGGGGGTAGCACCAGGTACGATGCTTCGCACGGCGCTTACAAGGAGGTTACCCCTGGAGGGCGGGTGCTCAGAAAAGGTTATACGTTACT contains these protein-coding regions:
- the gatE gene encoding Glu-tRNA(Gln) amidotransferase subunit GatE gives rise to the protein MDSLPKIKCGLEIHQMLDTKEKLFCSCPTVIRKDQADYSFMRRLRLARSEIGELDPAALFEFEKGLHFIYEGYNENVCLVEMDEEPPHQPNREAIELALKFALIVKAHVVDEIHVMRKIVIDGSNTTGFQRTMLIAIGGRVNVRGKEIPIETICLEEDAARKVDEDPTRRSVTYRLDRLGIPLIEVATGPVIESPEEAREVAHYIGLLLRSMGRVKRGLGTIRQDLNISIEGGAKVEIKGVQYLDLIPLVVKNEARRQQRLLEIRDELKRRGLKEEDILFSPVDVTVVFRNTKSRVARSAIEKGGVALALKLKGFKGILGVELQPGRRFGAELADRARYWARVGGIFHSDELPAYGISMEEVEEVKRLLGTEENDAFVLVFDEKEKALKALEAVHSRIIEAFHGVPEETRAANPDGTTRFMRPRPGKARMYPETDVRPIKVDGSLLARLERELPEPPEKTLERLKNKYKLSEDLAQQLFNSEHLFLFEELVTKTGASPVLVASVLTNTLRNLRREGVNIENIEEDHLFGVFKAVASGKIAKEAIPDVLKAIAENPELSVESILSKLSLQSLTISELEELVSQIISERKQLVEEKGEKAFSPIMGLVMERVRGRIDGKTVAEVVRKKLLEAISS
- a CDS encoding signal recognition particle subunit SRP19/SEC65 family protein gives rise to the protein MKRRNGKIIWTVYFDSTKPRDKGRRVPKSLSVEKPRVEELALAAEKAGYKDVAIDRNAKFPAYWYDSEGRIFVKTTEKKSIVIRKIAEKLVELRRSAKKK
- a CDS encoding 30S ribosomal protein S8e; protein product: MGVYHGNDLRKITGGMKGRHVKVKRKYLTGRHPLNPTLGEKTEAKIVRVRGGNVKVKIKTASEANVYIPSQKKTVKAKVLKVIDNPSNRDLAKRGVVTRGAIIQTEVGKAVVTSRPGQDGVVNAVLVEGS